A single window of Eucalyptus grandis isolate ANBG69807.140 chromosome 1, ASM1654582v1, whole genome shotgun sequence DNA harbors:
- the LOC120294837 gene encoding LOW QUALITY PROTEIN: polygalacturonase inhibitor-like (The sequence of the model RefSeq protein was modified relative to this genomic sequence to represent the inferred CDS: inserted 1 base in 1 codon) — MSLARLLLLVLPLLSFLLRPASAILCHPEDKEVLLRIKFSLDSPYLLPSWNPDTDCCYWYGLKCHRKTHRVISLFLFAADLPGQIPSAIGDLTYLQDLTLHKLSNFTGPIPESFTKLKYLNFLRLSWLNLTGPIPSFLGQLKNLTYLNLSFNKLTGSIPDSLSTIPGLGTVGLDRNQLTGKIPASLANLKGNNLYXILSHNSLSGELPATFAGVDFGKLDLSRNRLQGDASLVLGRNKSTYHIDISRNQFEFDLSKVDFNESLTTLDMNHNKIYGSIPKAMAGLELQLLNVSYNRLCGEIPVGGRLQSFDYTVYFHNRCLCGAPLDSCK, encoded by the exons ATGTCTCTGGCCCGCCTCCTCCTGCTCGTCCTGcccctcctctccttcctcctccgccCCGCCTCCGCCATCCTCTGCCACCCCGAGGACAAGGAGGTCCTCCTCCGCATAAAGTTCTCCCTCGACAGCCCCTACCTCCTCCCCTCCTGGAACCCGGACACCGACTGCTGCTACTGGTACGGCCTCAAGTGCCACCGCAAGACCCACCGCGTCATCTCCCTCTTCTTATTCGCCGCCGACCTCCCTGGCCAAATCCCCTCCGCCATCGGCGACCTCACTTACCTCCAAGACCTCACCCTCCACAAGCTCTCCAACTTCACCGGCCCGATCCCAGAGTCCTTCACCAAGCTCAAGTACCTTAATTTCTTGAGACTCAGCTGGCTCAATCTCACCGGCCCAATCCCCTCCTTCCTCGGCCAGCTCAAGAACCTCACCTACCTCAACCTCTCCTTCAACAAGCTTACCGGCAGCATCCCCGACTCTCTCTCCACCATCCCCGGCCTCGGCACCGTCGGCCTCGACCGTAACCAGCTCACCGGGAAGATACCGGCTTCCCTTGCCAACCTCAAGGGTAACAACCTCT TCATCCTCTCTCACAACAGCCTCTCCGGGGAGCTCCCGGCGACCTTCGCCGGCGTCGACTTCGGGAAGCTCGACCTTTCCCGGAACAGGCTTCAAGGGGACGCATCGCTGGTGCTCGGAAGGAACAAGAGCACGTACCACATCGACATCTCGAGGAACCAGTTCGAGTTCGACCTGTCGAAGGTGGATTTTAACGAGAGCTTGACGACCCTGGACATGAACCATAATAAGATATACGGGTCGATTCCGAAGGCTATGGCGGGTCTGGAGCTCCAGCTCCTGAACGTGAGCTACAACCGGCTGTGCGGGGAGATTCCGGTGGGCGGGCGGTTGCAGAGCTTCGATTACACGGTGTACTTCCACAACCGGTGCTTGTGCGGTGCTCCTCTTGATAGCTGCAAGTGA
- the LOC108961088 gene encoding uncharacterized protein LOC108961088, whose amino-acid sequence MKPSFENLSLPRARSSQPSSDPPPPAHHWCFWCFLIPPRIHRWCFCAGSIVYSSNTMAVSKWVVLTHGNFIAMCELFARFEGIMTLSQGQAALLTFCSCIGLASVGLIPTITVLDIRKNWFWITALRPLA is encoded by the exons ATGAAGCCCTCTTTCGAAAATCTCTCCCTCCCAAGAGCTCGCTCGTCGCAGCCGAGCTCAGATCCACCGCCTCCAGCACATCACTGGTGCTTCTGGTGCTTCCTCATCCCGCCCCGCATTCATCGTTGGTGCTTCTGTGCTGGGTCTATAGTGTACTCATCCAACACTATGGCCGTGAGCAAATGGGTTGTGCTCACACATGGTAATTTCATCGCCATGTGCGAGCTCTTTGCAAG GTTTGAAGGGATCATGACTCTAAGCCAAGGGCAAGCAGCATTGCTGACATTTTGCTCCTGCATTGGCCTTGCTAGCGTTGGCCTGATTCCTACAATAACTGTTCTGGACATTCGTAAAAACTGGTTTTGGATCACTGCATTGAGGCCCTTAGCGTAA